The Candidatus Eisenbacteria bacterium sequence CGCACGAGGCGCTCGGCTTCGCGCACCGCAGCGGCTCCGGCCGGAACGGAGGGAGTCCAGCAGGTGCTCTCGATGCGTCCGCTCGAGTCCCGGACCGCGAGGAGGATCACGCCGTCGGGGAGGCGCACCAGGTCGGCGCGAACGAGCGCCCGCTCGAATCCGTCCCGCACGGCGACGAGCGCCAGCTGCCTCGAGGCGCGCGCGAGAAGAGGCGGCACGGCGGCCGCGAGGGGCTCGCCTCGGCGCGCGGACGCGCGGAGCGCGTCGTCCACCGCCCGGCGCGTCCCGGGCTTGAGCGGCTCGGGACGCATCAGCTCGTCCACGTAGAGGCGATACCCGGGCTCGGTCGGAACCCGACCCGCAGACGTGTGCGGGTGGCTCAGGTACCCCATCTCCTCGAGCTGCTGCATGGCGTTCCGGATCGTCGCGGGGGAGATGCTGAGATGATACGCCGCGCGCACGTACTGGGAGCCCACCGGCTCGGCGAGCGAGACGTGGCTCTCGACCACGAAGGTCAGGATGCGGCGATGGCGCGGTTCGAGCACGGGTCGGAACATGGGGGTCGGCGCTGGCACTCGGGAGATCCAAGTGCCAACCACGCGAACCTAGCAACCCCCTCGGGGGGTGTCAAGGCCGCCCGGCGGCGTCCATCCGGCTCAACAGGTCCGAGGAGATCTCGTGCGAGGTGAGGAGCCCGCGCTCGGTGGGGCGGATCCGGCCGGGGGGATCGAGCCGCACCGCGCCGGCGTCGGCCGCCCACCGCGCCCAGGTGTCGAGGCACGCGCCCGTGAGGCTCCGCGCCCGTCCGTGGCGGAGGCCGCGCGCGCGCCGGAGGGCGAGGAAGATCGTCTCCGTGGCCGCGTCTCGGGGCGTGAGCGCCGCGCGCTCCTCGCGCGGGAGCGATCCCGATTCGAGCCGCTCGTAGTAGCGGGTCACGTCCTCCT is a genomic window containing:
- the hrcA gene encoding heat-inducible transcriptional repressor HrcA, producing MPAPTPMFRPVLEPRHRRILTFVVESHVSLAEPVGSQYVRAAYHLSISPATIRNAMQQLEEMGYLSHPHTSAGRVPTEPGYRLYVDELMRPEPLKPGTRRAVDDALRASARRGEPLAAAVPPLLARASRQLALVAVRDGFERALVRADLVRLPDGVILLAVRDSSGRIESTCWTPSVPAGAAAVREAERLVREALPIRNADGAVARAALLRREGPAASRLAADALERAAHVMESVGKSVVGIDGADHIAAQPEFRDADRLRPLVTLLTEREPLARALEASAGDRARVSIGSENGQGPMRHCSLVAIRVTMGETEGLVGVMGPVRMPYRNLVSLVSYVGERLSERTR